From the Argentina anserina chromosome 3, drPotAnse1.1, whole genome shotgun sequence genome, the window cacattatttctcaaacaccaacaagggaaggtaacagccataatcatatatgttgacgatatggtagttactagtaatgatactattgaggtggacagattacaaaagcagctagccacagagtttgagatgaaggacctaggtacactcaagtacttcttgggtattgaggtagcccggggaagtgatggtatctatctgtgtcagaggaagtacatccttgatctactaacggagacatggatgttagattgcactccaattgatactcctattgagcagaaccatcggttaacagagtatccagatcaagttcCCACTGACAAAGCTCgatatcagaggctagttggacgcctgatttatttgtcacataccaggccagatgttgcatatgcagtaagtgtagtgagtcagttcatgcataatccaagtgTGGATcatatggatgctgttgtaaggattttgagatacttgaagtcagctccagggagaggagtaatgttttctaatcacaacaatatctttgagatttgtggcttcacagatgcagactgggctggaaatgtTACCGATCGGAGGTCTACATCAGGGTACtatacctttgttggaggcaatcttgttacgtggaggagtaagaaacaaaatgtggtagctcgatctagtgctgaatcagaatacagaggtatggctcagggagtgtgcgaattattatggcttagaaatatACTAGAAgacttgggtattaagcctaaatgtgctatgcagctgtactgtgacaacaaggcagctattgatatttcgtataaccctgtgcaacatgatcgtacaaaacatgtggaggttgatcgtcattttataaaggAAAAGCTAGACGtaaagatcattagttttccttttgtttccacagaagagcaacttgccgatatgctcacaaaaggagtgtcaaaaagagttttttatgattcacttagcaagttgggcatggtcgatatgtatgcaccaacttgagggggagtgttggcaTGTATAGTGGCGGGAAACATGGTCCGTGTTTCACGGAGTGAATCCCGGACAATCAATTCgtagattagtatatataggtTGATATGTGTATGAAGAAATCATCAAGTTATATATCCAATTAATTCCAGTCTGCTGGCACAAACAAACGTGCATAGAGTTCTTAACTGTATGGATGGCCATCATTAATATAGCTCAGAATTGTAAGGAGTGGGTTTCCTTGATCTCCGGGAAACGGATCGGACAGCTACCTCATCAAGTTATCAACTTATAAAGTGGTGAATGGAGATTGTAGACATATCAGAGTTGTTGCACATCTCCATCAAAAATGAGTGTACATGAACATTGAAACCACAAGATGGCAGATGCATTATATCGATCATCTGCGCCTCGATGATATCCATACCCTTAGAAAGCAGCAGCAGCATTAAGAAGGTCGATAGGGTTAATCTGCGCTGCCCGCGTGTACATATCCATGTAGTGTCACTTTCAACCAATGCTGTTATGGACTTATGGCCAAGCTTTGATCGGGATATCGATACTCAGCTCCATCttaattttggttttggtttctcCAACCTGGCCTCTGTGATCCAATTCAAGGCTCAATCTCATTGAGATATTAACTGACATCATCATGATCGTTCCTACAAAATTAtcaagctatatatatatatatatatatatatatatatatatatatatatatatatatatatatatagtgaagcttcattctgaaattacaaagtgaagttccaatttttgcacacttttcggtcaaattttttcaccataagcgattcaatatttaggtatgctattcaagatcatctctataaaatttcatctaattcggacatcgttaaggtattgaaattagattaaatccatgaatgaattaaaactgttcaacgtaaaccgttcgtgtaaatctcaattttgaaagctcaaatcattgtcaaattggatgaaactttgtagagatgatcttgaataacatacctaaatattgaatcgtttatggtgaaaacatttaaccgaaaagtgtgccaaaattggaacttcactcggtaattacatagtgaagcttcactctagatagagactgtatatatatatatatatatatatatatatatatataggtcggTTATATAAAGGATGTCCACACAACGCTAGAAGTGCGGACATCAGCGATTCTGGCGCCTAGTGACGTGCAACAACGACACGGATGGTGCCGGCCATGCTCCCCTCCCGGCGCTCTTGTATGTGTTGGTCGGAGCTCTGGTCGCCGGAACATCTGATGtcattcaatttgacaatggtttgagctttcaaaattgagatttacatgaacggttcacgttgaacagttttaattcatttcattgatttaaactaatttcaataccttaacgatgtctgaattagatgaaattttgtagagatgatcttgaataccatacctaaatattgaatcacttatggtgaaaaaatttgactgaaaaatgtgccaaaattggaacttcactatgtaatttcagagtaaagcttcactctggataggtaatgtatatatatatatatatatatatatatatatattagggtAACATATATATTACTGATATAGTGATATTAGGTGTCTTCACCTTTCCGTCGATCATAAGTTGTCAGGTATGAATGGATCAATTACAGAGTCAAGGACAGAACATGGCAAGCcatggactacatatatatggacCTACAGCAATGTAAACACAGTTTGGCTTTGCTTATTCTTTCTCTCAGTGAGCGTATGATTTTGGTGGATAcataatttattttgtttctagGAGGATGCAATAGTTGGTCCCAAGGATGGGAATTAATTGGAGAGGGAGATAAGGTGAGGGACTTAAATTCTTCCACTGAATCATGTCTCCTCCTAGCAGCACCTTCAACTtatgatcatgatcatcttcCTTTCTTTTGACACCTTATTTAGTATATCaaataataaattgaaaaCTTCCAAGGCTGTGAGATAGAAAAATGTAGAGAATCAGAGGTGAGCTAGGTATTCTTGATCTAAGTTTCTACAGAAAGCCTAGCCTCTGTCTTTCACCAATTGGCTGGCAGTAAAAGGGGTTAATTGTATtgcattaagaaaaaaaaaacaaagaaagaaggcTTTAGATTGTGACTTGTGAGCCTCTGTGGCGCTCTGTCTATATATAAAGCAGTTAGTGGAAGTGAATGGTGGCACTGAAGGTAGGTGAGAGTGATcgagatgaattgatgatgatacTCTAAGTGCATATTGTTGGTTGGGTTTGATTCTGGTCCTCTTCTCTATTCTCTTCAGTACTTTGAGCTAGCTAATACTGCCCTATTCTTAATTCTGGGGCGAAGGAAAGCAAGAGAAAATTAACAATGAGCTACTTGGGTGTGGGTGTTAGTCCTGGGAATGTCCCTGTGTCTCACAGCAGCTGCACCCCAAATCCTAAAGTGATCGATCGGAGAGTGAGAATGGCAGAGTTAGTCTTGAGGTTTCTCATCTGTGGTCTCGGACTCGCTGCTGCGCTTCTTGTGGCCACTGACACTCAAGTCAAAGAGATCTTCATGATCAAGAAGAAGGCCAAGTTCACAGACATGAAGGCTCTTGTGTAAATCCTCAACTATTCAATATCCCCTTTTAATTCTCTCGGAATCCTGAATTTCAGTTCTTGACTATATACTTTGCTTTTCTAGGTTCTTGGTGATAGTCAATGGAATAGCCGCTGCCTACTCTTTGCTGCAAGCACTGCGCTGTGTTATAAGCATGGTTAGAGGAAATGTCCTTTTCAGCAAGCCCTTAGCTTGGATGATTTTCTCAGCTGATCAGGTATGATCTATAAATTTACACATGCATCTTGTTAGACATCAATTCTAGCTCTATTTACTGATGGCTATGTAATTAGATTTGCTAGCTGGTCTGTGATTTTGCTTGTATAACCTCTGCAATTGAAGGAGCTCACAACCCGATTCCTTATCCAAAACATGTAGCTGGTCTTGATTGTatgatgaaataaattaacttGGTGTGTTTTGTGAATTAAGGTGATGGCGTATGTGGCTGTGGCTGCAGTAGGAGCTGCGGCACAGTCTGCGGCGTTGGCCAAGTTGGGGCAGTCGGAGCTGCAATGGATGAAGATCTGTAACATGTATGAGAAGTTCTGCAACCAAGTTGGGGAGGGAATAGCGAGCTCGGTGTTGGTTGGTCTCAGTGCAATCCTCATCGCTTGCATTTCTGCTTTCAATCTCTTCCGATTGTACGGTGGCAACAAGAACAAGAGCAGCTCCAGGTGGTAGTAGTAGGTCGATAAGAGACATCATGGCATAAATCTGTTATACATGGAACCACCAACCACCAGTGTAACTAAAAACTTTACTACTCTACCTACCCTTGGTCGCCCTTCAAATCCATCCCTATGTCGATCTTATATGTGTGTGATGAGCTGATACTGATGAATGATGGTCATGTAAGTTTAGGCTTTTAGCTACCTTTCACTTCCATAATAAAAGTGAGTTCAAGTTTCTGTAGAGTGAATTTGTTCTGTATTTGCTTTTCTGGTTAATAATTCTATGCAATTGATCGAACCCACAAGAGGGATATGAGTCTGGGGGACCATGCATAAGAGCTCATGAGCTGAGCACTTGAGCGCATCCATGCTACTAGCCAATCTCACTAACTCGATCAGTCAAACAATGACTAGCTATATACATGGATAAGCATGAGTTTATTTTGGAACTCTCTGTACTCTCAGATTAGTGAATTGAATGGATTAAGCTGTATAGTTTCACACAAGCCATCCTTACCAAATCCCAACTCCGTCTTAACACGAGGTCTATATTCTCTGATCATGAAAGTAAAATTTAAACAAGCATTACATGGAATAATGACCTATCATCACAATTGTTACAATGTACAAAAG encodes:
- the LOC126788222 gene encoding CASP-like protein 2B1 gives rise to the protein MSYLGVGVSPGNVPVSHSSCTPNPKVIDRRVRMAELVLRFLICGLGLAAALLVATDTQVKEIFMIKKKAKFTDMKALVFLVIVNGIAAAYSLLQALRCVISMVRGNVLFSKPLAWMIFSADQVMAYVAVAAVGAAAQSAALAKLGQSELQWMKICNMYEKFCNQVGEGIASSVLVGLSAILIACISAFNLFRLYGGNKNKSSSRW